In Amyelois transitella isolate CPQ chromosome 5, ilAmyTran1.1, whole genome shotgun sequence, one DNA window encodes the following:
- the LOC106139047 gene encoding large ribosomal subunit protein uL23, which yields MPPKNQPEKSGSSGSKPAEKKPATGKTPAAAPKAASTTSAKPASAKTPAPAPKAAATKAAAKPAVAKPAPAKAASAPAAAKPAEKKTAAPSAKPGSAKAAALKTKSSAKPSVKKAASSAKPKPKPVAAKLKIAPKPKKTGIKGQKKQVVKPVAKALKAQRKVVKGEHGKRIRKIRTSVHFRRPKTFEPPRHPKYPRNSLPKRNRMDAYNIIKYPLTSEAAMKKIEDNNTLVFIVHTSSNKHHIKAAVKKLYDINVAKVNTLIRPDGKKKAYVRLTRDHDALDVANKIGII from the exons ATGCCTCCTAAGAATCAGCCCGAGAAATCCg GGTCTTCCGGGTCGAAACCCGCTGAGAAGAAACCTGCTACTGGTAAAACGCCAGCGGCAGCGCCAAAAGCTGCGTCTACCACCAGCGCTAAGCCCGCATCAGCTAAAACTCCAGCTCCAGCTCCCAAAGCGGCAGCAACCAAGGCTGCCGCTAAGCCTGCTGTGGCCAAGCCAGCTCCAGCTAAAGCGGCGTCAGCACCAGCTGCGGCAAAGCCTGCAGAGAAAAAAACAGCTGCACCTTCAGCCAAGCCTGGCTCAGCAAAGGCAGCCGCACTCAAGACAAAATCTAGTGCTAAACCTTCAGTAAAGAAAGCTGCATCCTCCGCCAAGCCAAAACCTAAGCCAGTTGCTGCCAAGTTGAAGATTGCACCTAAACCCAAAAAAACTGGTATCAAAGGACAGAAGAAACAGGTTGTCAAGCCTGTTGCAAAGGCTCTCAAGGCACAGAGAAag GTTGTTAAAGGTGAACATGGAAAGAGAATCCGTAAGATTCGCACTTCTGTGCATTTCCGTAGGCCCAAAACTTTTGAGCCACCAAGACACCCTAAATATCCAAGAAATTCTCTGCCCAAGAGGAATCG CATGGATGCATACAACATCATAAAGTATCCTCTGACCTCTGAAGCTGCCATGAAGAAAATTGAGGACAATAATACTTTGGTATTCATTGTCCACACAAGCTCTAACAAGCACCACATCAAGGCAGCCGTTAAGAAATTGTATGACATCAACGTTGCTAAAGTCAATACCCTAATCAG GCCTGACGGTAAGAAGAAGGCGTACGTTCGTCTGACTAGGGACCATGACGCGTTAGATGTAGCCAACAAAATTGGCATCATATAA